In Leptospiraceae bacterium, one DNA window encodes the following:
- the gatC gene encoding Asp-tRNA(Asn)/Glu-tRNA(Gln) amidotransferase subunit GatC, which translates to MKMNKKELLEIANLAKLKIGEGEISSFLEDFNSIVSYVDSVKELNVTDMDMDEIYLNHENSLRLDEVQNTLTRDSISSFAPKFENGYIVVPRVIET; encoded by the coding sequence ATAAAGATGAATAAAAAAGAATTATTAGAAATTGCAAATCTTGCAAAATTGAAAATTGGCGAAGGAGAAATTTCTTCGTTTTTGGAAGACTTCAATAGTATCGTAAGTTATGTGGATTCAGTAAAAGAGTTGAATGTGACTGATATGGACATGGATGAAATTTATCTGAATCATGAAAATTCTTTGAGATTGGATGAGGTGCAAAATACTTTAACAAGAGATTCCATTTCTTCTTTTGCACCAAAGTTTGAGAATGGATATATTGTAGTTCCAAGGGTGATTGAAACATGA
- a CDS encoding undecaprenyl-phosphate glucose phosphotransferase: MLKERSQSFKVLFVGIDLLSSIISFGIAFAIRYFVQDESFFYIGIIDISNYALLGVTLAITQVAAFISIDLYHPRRGLSILDEFLAIVSGVLLNLLIILSLLFFFRKESFSRLVIIYYTVINIVVTSFIHSVMRGILKNLRKRGYNLRKVIIIGTGKSAIRFAEIIKKHNIYGYKVEGLLRSKSSLPKGVDLKVLGSVKDIEKIIKEHKPDLFVYALNLKEGEYLKSIIEICDFENVDLKIIPDFTEFITAKGRVEDIEGLPIISIRNIPIRLGYNRFIKRTFDFIFSSMFILFFSPFYVLIALLVKLSSKGEIFIRQERVGLDNKKFFMLKFRSMYVQDKQKSDTVWTTKNDPRVTPIGQILRKLSLDETPQFFNVFMGSMSVVGPRPERPFYVEEFKKKHTQYMRRHAVKAGITGWAQINGLRGDTSIEERIEADIFYIENWSLLFDLKIVLLTPLKGMLSKNAY; encoded by the coding sequence ATGCTAAAAGAGAGAAGTCAATCTTTTAAAGTTTTATTTGTAGGAATTGATTTATTGAGTTCTATTATTAGTTTTGGTATCGCTTTTGCTATACGTTACTTTGTTCAAGATGAATCTTTTTTCTATATCGGAATTATAGATATTTCTAATTACGCTTTACTCGGCGTTACCCTTGCGATTACTCAAGTGGCTGCTTTTATTTCTATTGATTTGTATCACCCTAGAAGAGGGCTTTCTATCTTAGATGAGTTTTTAGCGATTGTAAGCGGGGTTTTGTTGAATCTGCTTATTATACTTTCTCTTTTATTTTTTTTCCGAAAGGAAAGTTTTTCAAGGCTTGTAATCATTTATTATACGGTAATCAATATTGTAGTGACGAGTTTTATTCATTCAGTAATGAGGGGTATCCTGAAGAATTTAAGAAAAAGAGGGTACAATCTTAGAAAAGTAATTATTATCGGAACAGGGAAATCTGCCATTCGTTTTGCAGAGATTATTAAAAAACACAATATCTATGGTTACAAGGTAGAAGGACTTCTTAGGTCTAAGTCTTCTCTACCTAAGGGAGTCGATCTGAAGGTGCTCGGAAGTGTTAAGGATATCGAAAAAATTATCAAAGAGCACAAGCCCGATCTTTTTGTTTATGCGCTAAATCTAAAAGAAGGCGAGTATCTAAAAAGTATAATTGAAATATGTGACTTTGAAAATGTGGATTTGAAAATTATTCCTGACTTTACGGAGTTCATAACCGCAAAGGGGAGAGTAGAGGACATTGAGGGCTTGCCTATAATCTCTATTAGAAATATTCCGATTCGTCTCGGTTATAACCGATTTATCAAAAGAACGTTTGATTTTATTTTTTCTTCCATGTTCATACTTTTCTTTTCTCCATTTTATGTTTTGATTGCTCTACTTGTCAAACTTTCATCTAAAGGAGAGATTTTTATACGACAAGAAAGAGTGGGACTTGATAATAAGAAATTCTTTATGTTGAAATTTCGATCTATGTATGTGCAAGATAAACAAAAATCAGATACAGTTTGGACTACAAAAAATGATCCAAGAGTCACACCGATTGGTCAAATTTTAAGAAAATTATCGTTGGATGAAACTCCTCAGTTTTTCAATGTGTTCATGGGAAGTATGTCTGTAGTAGGTCCAAGACCTGAAAGACCTTTTTATGTAGAAGAGTTCAAGAAAAAACACACCCAATACATGCGCCGTCACGCAGTGAAAGCAGGAATAACAGGTTGGGCACAGATAAATGGGCTTAGGGGAGATACTTCAATTGAAGAAAGAATCGAGGCAGATATTTTCTATATTGAAAATTGGTCGCTTTTATTCGATTTGAAAATTGTACTACTCACTCCATTGAAAGGAATGTTAAGTAAAAATGCGTATTAG